The Engystomops pustulosus chromosome 9, aEngPut4.maternal, whole genome shotgun sequence genome includes a window with the following:
- the MRPL41 gene encoding large ribosomal subunit protein mL41 yields MGLLQNLVRGFVRGSDRMAEITSKMGPKSFYKGRGAKRTGYLTSNKKFVKVKEMVPEFVVPDLTGFKLRPYVSYKVPAVTEEKMTAEKLFQETAAPAIQKDIENGSFDPNNLEKYGFEPTQEGKLFQLYPKNYVQ; encoded by the coding sequence ATGGGGCTGCTCCAGAATCTGGTCCGCGGCTTTGTCCGAGGTTCTGACCGAATGGCTGAAATCACCAGCAAGATGGGACCCAAGTCGTTCTACAAAGGAAGAGGAGCCAAGAGAACCGGTTACCTGACCTCAAACAAGAAATTTGTCAAGGTGAAAGAGATGGTGCCGGAGTTTGTTGTCCCTGACCTGACTGGGTTCAAGCTGAGGCCGTACGTCTCCTACAAGGTCCCGGCAGTCACTGAGGAAAAGATGACGGCTGAGAAACTGTTCCAGGAAACTGCAGCTCCAGCCATACAGAAGGACATTGAGAACGGCAGCTTTGATCCCAATAACCTGGAAAAGTACGGATTTGAACCAACGCAAGAAGGCAAATTGTTCCAGCTGTATCCAAAGAATTATGTCCAGTAG